The Synergistaceae bacterium genome contains the following window.
GACGTTTAGAGAAACCTTCCTTTACATATAAAAATGGCGGAGACGTAGAGATTCGAACTCTAGGAACGGCAAGCCGCTCAGTTGATTTCGAGTCAACCGCCTTCGACCACTCGGCCACGTCTCCACAAAAAAGTGATGTGTATGTGTGTGATTTGGATTGATGGGTTATCATAACCGCGATTTTGCCGGATTGTCAATTTTTAGCGGGATTTTTTCTGATTGCGTATCTGCACCCCGTTCAGAAACTGCTGATATTTTCCGTCAACATTCACGCCGTTGCCCCGGAGTTTCGCGTCTGATTTCACGGTTACGGTGTTCAGGTCAAGATACATTATTTCCGCGCTTCCTTTGTCATCTGAGACTGTCAGGACATTCCCGGAAAGTTTCCCGCCTGCTGTCCATACTGTTTTTGCCTCGTCTGACTCAAAACTCGCCGTGAGGATTCCTGTCTTCCTGTCGAGCGATATATCTATCTCGTAGCCTGCCGGACTGGTAAATATATTCTCGTCCGCGTCATCAGGGGTGATTTCCGCCGCCCATATTGCGCCCTGAATGTCGTTAATCCTCTGCTCTGTTGCGTCTGCGTAGGCTTTGGCGGGGGGAGTTCTTCCGCTCATCGCTATTCCGGCGTAGTGATCTCGTGAGTTCGTGAGCCATTCTTTTTGCTCTTCCTGAAGCCAGGCGAAATGCTCCGGGGAAAGTTTTGCTTTTGCCTCATCCCATATCCGTGCGAGTTTCTTTTCTGCCCCGGCAAAATCGGAGTCCTTCATCATTTCTTTGTACTCCGAGTCGCTGAGAGCGAATGCCGATGACGCGAGCATAAACAGTGCCGCAATTACAGTAACAAAACGCTTCATGATTTTCCCCTCCCGTGAATCAGAATGCCGTAACACGCTCATGATATTTCCCGTCAACATTAATCCCGCTGTCCCTGAGACTCTTATCGCCTGCGACAACAGGATAGCTCATGTTCCAGAAAGTTACGGACGCGCTTCCCTTTTCGCCTGACAATGTGAGGACGTTCCCGGAGATTTTGCCGCCAGCTTTCCAGATGGTATTTCCGTCATTGTCGGTGAAATCAGCCGTGAGAGTTTCCCCCTCAAACGTGATTGACAGCTCGGTGTATTTCCCGCCGTCATTGCAGATGAAAAAGCCGTCCGCTAATTTTTCGGGCGTGAGATTTGCCGCGTCTATTGCGCTGTTTATGGCCTCAACCCGTGAGCTTGTCTCCTGCGCGTAAGCCTGAGTCCGCGTGAGAGTTCTATCGGCCTTCATGAGGGACTCCGCTCTTTTGTCGCGTCCGTGTGAAATCCATTCGCGCTGTTCCGCCTGCAAATGTTCAAAGAATTTGGCGGGGAGCTTCTTTGCCTCGTTCCATGCCTGCGATAGTTCCTTGTCTGCCTCGGCAAAATCGGAGTCCTTCATCATTTTTCTGTACTCCGAGTCGCTGAGGGCAAATGCGTTTGACGACATGAGGAACAATACTGCCAGTGATAACAGAAATTTTTTCATGTGTTACAGCCTCCTACCTGAAAGATTCTACTGCCTCTGATAAATCGTCTGCAAGTTTATTCATTGTCTCTGTGTCATCGGCGACTTTCTTCACATTGTCGGCAATGTCTCCTACAGACGCGGCGACTTCCTCATTTGTGGCTGAAGTCTCTTCTGACGTTGCCGCAAGACTGTTGACTTCCTCAAGAATCGTATTCTTTATGCCCTCAAGCCGTGAAATCACTTCTGACACCTCGCCGATTTCCTGAAGCGATATTTTGATTTCCGCGTCAAGAGCTTTGAATTTCTCCTGAGCCGCAAGAAGTTTCCCGCGTTCGTTGTCGATAAGGTTCTTCATTTCGAGCGCGGCTTTCACGCTTTCAGCCGATAATCCTTCAACCTCAACGACAATATCATGAATCTGTTCGGCTGACTCGTTTGAACGTTCCGCAAGTTTCTTGATTTCCCCGGCGACAACCCCAAATCCTTTTCCCGCCTCGCCTGCTTTGGCGGCCTCAATGCTGGCATTAAGCGACAGTAAATTAGTCTGCGAGGCAATGTCGGAGATTATGTTCACGGCCTCGTTGATTTTCTCGATTGCGTCATGTGTCTCGCGAATCTTCTCGCTGATTGTGGCGATAGACTCTGAGGCGTGAGAGAAAGACCGCGCCGCGTCATCAATGCTTTCGTGCGCCGAAATGTTAGCGGTGTCCATTGTCCCGGAGCTTCTGCTGAGGGTGTCGACATTCTTCACGGCCTGTGCTGTAACGGTGTCCATCTCGTCAAGATTTGTGCTTATCCCGTGTACGCTTCCGGCGATTGTTACGGCTGACTGCGCGAGTCCCTTCATGGCTTCTGATATTTGGGACGCTGACTCTGACGCTTCCCCGGCCATGTCCGATGTAGATTTCACGGTCTCAGCGAGAGAGAACGCCGACTCCTGAATTTTCACGACAGCTTCACGGATTACCCTGCTGATATTTCCGGCGGCTGTGATTAGCTGAGAGGTCTCAGAAATTTTGCTGACCGTCTCTATTTCGTCATCATTATTCACGTCAAGCAGTGTTTCAATCCGTGCTGTAACTTCCTTCAGCGGCTCTGCGACTCTTTTTGCGACAGCGTAAGCGATTGCCCCGAAAAATAATATCAATCCCGCGCTGACTGACAGAATCAGGATGTATATATTCATTACGGCTGACTGAATTTGTGTCGCGGGCTTGCCGGAAAAGGCCATGCCGTAGACTTTCGCGCCGTACTTTATCGGGGTATAGTAGACGTGATAATCTAGGCCGTTGATCTTCACGCTGTCGGAATAATAATCATTCCCGGCTTTTACGGCCTCCCACACGGCATTTGACGCGGGAGTCCCCTCAATGCGTTTGCCGTTTGCGTCTGTGATTGTCGTCATGAATCGGATATTTTCGCGGAATAGTGTCAGGTCGACTCCTGCGGCTTTCATTTTGTCGATGTAGCTTGTGTCGTAGCGTATGAAGCCGTCAACGAGGTCATAGCCGTTCACTATGTCATACTCGTAATACTCCCTGAGTGCTTTTGCGGCGAGTATAAGCTCTTCTTTCGTGTCCTGCTTCAGGTTTCGGGCGACTACGTTCGATGTGATGAGGGCTACGGCTGTTACGGCGAGGGTCATAGGGGCGAGCGCAAGAATAATGAGTACTGCTTTGAGCGTAAATTTCTTCATAGTTATGTCCTTCCTTTG
Protein-coding sequences here:
- a CDS encoding DUF1311 domain-containing protein, giving the protein MKKFLLSLAVLFLMSSNAFALSDSEYRKMMKDSDFAEADKELSQAWNEAKKLPAKFFEHLQAEQREWISHGRDKRAESLMKADRTLTRTQAYAQETSSRVEAINSAIDAANLTPEKLADGFFICNDGGKYTELSITFEGETLTADFTDNDGNTIWKAGGKISGNVLTLSGEKGSASVTFWNMSYPVVAGDKSLRDSGINVDGKYHERVTAF
- a CDS encoding cache domain-containing protein, yielding MKKFTLKAVLIILALAPMTLAVTAVALITSNVVARNLKQDTKEELILAAKALREYYEYDIVNGYDLVDGFIRYDTSYIDKMKAAGVDLTLFRENIRFMTTITDANGKRIEGTPASNAVWEAVKAGNDYYSDSVKINGLDYHVYYTPIKYGAKVYGMAFSGKPATQIQSAVMNIYILILSVSAGLILFFGAIAYAVAKRVAEPLKEVTARIETLLDVNNDDEIETVSKISETSQLITAAGNISRVIREAVVKIQESAFSLAETVKSTSDMAGEASESASQISEAMKGLAQSAVTIAGSVHGISTNLDEMDTVTAQAVKNVDTLSRSSGTMDTANISAHESIDDAARSFSHASESIATISEKIRETHDAIEKINEAVNIISDIASQTNLLSLNASIEAAKAGEAGKGFGVVAGEIKKLAERSNESAEQIHDIVVEVEGLSAESVKAALEMKNLIDNERGKLLAAQEKFKALDAEIKISLQEIGEVSEVISRLEGIKNTILEEVNSLAATSEETSATNEEVAASVGDIADNVKKVADDTETMNKLADDLSEAVESFR